A window of Synchiropus splendidus isolate RoL2022-P1 chromosome 9, RoL_Sspl_1.0, whole genome shotgun sequence contains these coding sequences:
- the arhgap22 gene encoding rho GTPase-activating protein 22 isoform X1: MVPAVTQQEDSLLRKPARENRSRQQGAARSKSMVLGELSRVSRPCSPLDQEKALKAGWLKRQRSIMKNWQLRWFVLRTEALYFYKDQDETKAQGCIPLQGSQVNEVPASQDEPGRHFFEIVPGASADKDRTGVSHESFLLMANSQSDMEEWVRAIRRAIWAPLGGGVFGQHLEETMQYEGQSGPQRQVPVLVEQCVCFIRESGLKEEGLFRAPGQTNLVRELRDAFDRGEKPVFDSTTDVHTVASLLKLYIRELPEPVIPFSKYTQFLSCAPLLTKDKETGVVELCKQVNCLPQVNYNLLEYICKFLYEVQSHANENKMSVQNLATVFGPNILRPRVEDPVTMMEGSSQVQHLMTILISEHLRLYQRQELEAETKIDPQQVHATTAKGKAEWVAQENNDTQSSSGISSKTSREGSRPSTPCLDRSLLASSPTPSENEGMCSAQMEEKSEELSEGKRERKGEGEVSPSKQPKAPPAWRSSIKGSAASGGSRGKMGGSAGDVSAAGGSNWLMNGLSSLRAHRRTTSSGERLKDSNLSLKDSTLSLKETTLKDSQRDTSEVSSLTPLAHRGLQQSHRLSAYDNVAPSSLSLPADSSTIWTAFEIPLSEPEGRDGERKQEHGQETEEGDSTTATDDCGAEEDDTGPNDDLHVVAELKQELKKQRKTFESCIRKLEESCTKYQSQVTRLEEQLDQEKKKFHMLEIRLRNSERAHQDAENRNILLQKEMEEFFHTLGDLTTRTD, encoded by the exons CAAGGTCCAAGAGCATGGTGCTGGGGGAACTGTCCCGGGTCTCAAGGCCCTGCTCACCTTTGGACCAGGAGAAAGCTCTGAAGGCTGGTTGGCTGAAGAGACAGCGGAGCATCATGAAGAACTGGCAACTTCGATGGTTTGTCTTGCGGACTGAAGCCCTCTACTTTTACAAGGATCAGGATGAGACCAAGGCCCAG GGGTGTATTCCTCTGCAGGGCAGCCAGGTCAATGAAGTGCCAGCCAGTCAAGACGAACCTGGTCGCCACTTCTTTGAAATTGTTCCAG gaGCAAGTGCAGACAAGGATCGAACGGGTGTAAGTCACGAATCTTTCCTGCTGATGGCAAACTCTCAGAGTGATATGGAGGAGTGGGTGCGAGCGATCCGGAGAGCCATTTGGGCCCCTCTCGGAGGGG gtgttTTTGGGCAGCACTTAGAGGAGACGATGCAATATGAAGGACAATCCGGACCCCAGCGCCAGGTTCCGGTGTTGGTCGaacaatgtgtgtgttttatacGTGAAAGCGGTCTTAAAGAAGAAGGACTTTTCCGGGCTCCTGGACAAACCAACCTTGTTCGAGAGTTACGGGATGCATTTGACCGTGGAGAGAAGCCAGTGTTTGACAG TACCACGGATGTCCACACTGTGGCGTCGCTGCTAAAACTGTATATTAGGGAGCTGCCTGAGCCAGTAATCCCTTTTTCCAAATACACACAGTTTCTCTCGTGTGCTCCACTGCTCACCAAGGACAAAGAAACG GGGGTCGTGGAGCTCTGCAAGCAAGTGAACTGTCTTCCTCAGGTCAACTATAATCTCCTTGAATACATCTGCAA GTTTCTATATGAGGTCCAGTCCCACGCTAATGAGAACAAAATGAGCGTACAGAACTTGGCCACTGTCTTTGGACCTAACATTCTCCGGCCCAGAGTGGAGGACCCCGTAACTATGATGGAGG GAAGTTCTCAGGTGCAGCATCTGATGACCATTCTGATCAGTGAACATCTGCGACTTTACCAGCGTCAGGAACTGGAAGCTGAGACCAAAATTGATCCACAGCAGGTACATGCTACGACCGCAAAGGGTAAAGCAGAGTGGGTGGCACAAGAGAACAATGACACCCAGTCCTCCTCAGGAATAAGCTCCAAAACCTCCAGAGAGGGATCCAGACCGTCCACGCCGTGTCTAGATCGAAGCCTGCTGGCTTCAAGCCCGACTCCCTCTGAGAATGAAGGAATGTGCAGTGCTCAAATGGAGGAGAAGTCTGAGGAGCTAAGTGAAGGCAAGAGGGAGCGAAAGGGTGAAGGTGAAGTTAGCCCCAGTAAACAGCCCAAAGCCCCTCCCGCATGGAGGAGCTCTATTAAGGGCAGTGCCGCATCTGGGGGGTCAAGGGGAAAAATGGGTGGATCAGCAGGAGACGTGTCAGCAGCTGGGGGGAGCAACTGGCTGATGAATGGCCTGTCATCGCTCCGAGCTCACCGCCGCACCACCTCATCTGGAGAGAGACTCAAAGACTCTAATCTCTCTCTGAAGGACTCGACTCTCTCCCTTAAAGAGACCACACTTAAGGACTCACAGAGAGACACCAGCGAGGTCTCGTCTTTGACACCACTCGCTCACCGAGGCCTCCAACAATCCCACCGACTTTCCGCCTACGACAACGTCGCTCCGTCGAGTCTGAGCTTGCCAGCTGACTCCTCCACCATTTGGACCGCGTTTGAGATCCCCTTGTCAGAGCCAGAGGGAAGAGATGGCGAAAGAAAGCAAGAGCACGGTCAAGAAACAGAAGAGGGGGATTCTACGACTGCCACAGATGACTGTGGCGCTGAGGAGGATGATACCGGACCAAATGATGATCTTCATGTGGTGGCAGAGCTCaagcaggagctgaagaagcagaggaagacatttgaaagcTGCATTCGGAA GTTGGAAGAATCCTGCACTAAGTACCAGTCCCAGGTGACGCGACTGGAGGAGCAGTTGGACCAAGAGAAGAAAAAATTCCACATGCTGGAGATCCGACTCAGGAACTCGGAGCGGGCCCATCAGGACGCCGAGAACCGCAACATTCTTCTGcagaaggagatggaggagtTCTTCCACACCCTGGGAGATCTGACGACACGGACCGACTAA
- the arhgap22 gene encoding rho GTPase-activating protein 22 isoform X2, giving the protein MLSPKIKQARRARSKSMVLGELSRVSRPCSPLDQEKALKAGWLKRQRSIMKNWQLRWFVLRTEALYFYKDQDETKAQGCIPLQGSQVNEVPASQDEPGRHFFEIVPGASADKDRTGVSHESFLLMANSQSDMEEWVRAIRRAIWAPLGGGVFGQHLEETMQYEGQSGPQRQVPVLVEQCVCFIRESGLKEEGLFRAPGQTNLVRELRDAFDRGEKPVFDSTTDVHTVASLLKLYIRELPEPVIPFSKYTQFLSCAPLLTKDKETGVVELCKQVNCLPQVNYNLLEYICKFLYEVQSHANENKMSVQNLATVFGPNILRPRVEDPVTMMEGSSQVQHLMTILISEHLRLYQRQELEAETKIDPQQVHATTAKGKAEWVAQENNDTQSSSGISSKTSREGSRPSTPCLDRSLLASSPTPSENEGMCSAQMEEKSEELSEGKRERKGEGEVSPSKQPKAPPAWRSSIKGSAASGGSRGKMGGSAGDVSAAGGSNWLMNGLSSLRAHRRTTSSGERLKDSNLSLKDSTLSLKETTLKDSQRDTSEVSSLTPLAHRGLQQSHRLSAYDNVAPSSLSLPADSSTIWTAFEIPLSEPEGRDGERKQEHGQETEEGDSTTATDDCGAEEDDTGPNDDLHVVAELKQELKKQRKTFESCIRKLEESCTKYQSQVTRLEEQLDQEKKKFHMLEIRLRNSERAHQDAENRNILLQKEMEEFFHTLGDLTTRTD; this is encoded by the exons CAAGGTCCAAGAGCATGGTGCTGGGGGAACTGTCCCGGGTCTCAAGGCCCTGCTCACCTTTGGACCAGGAGAAAGCTCTGAAGGCTGGTTGGCTGAAGAGACAGCGGAGCATCATGAAGAACTGGCAACTTCGATGGTTTGTCTTGCGGACTGAAGCCCTCTACTTTTACAAGGATCAGGATGAGACCAAGGCCCAG GGGTGTATTCCTCTGCAGGGCAGCCAGGTCAATGAAGTGCCAGCCAGTCAAGACGAACCTGGTCGCCACTTCTTTGAAATTGTTCCAG gaGCAAGTGCAGACAAGGATCGAACGGGTGTAAGTCACGAATCTTTCCTGCTGATGGCAAACTCTCAGAGTGATATGGAGGAGTGGGTGCGAGCGATCCGGAGAGCCATTTGGGCCCCTCTCGGAGGGG gtgttTTTGGGCAGCACTTAGAGGAGACGATGCAATATGAAGGACAATCCGGACCCCAGCGCCAGGTTCCGGTGTTGGTCGaacaatgtgtgtgttttatacGTGAAAGCGGTCTTAAAGAAGAAGGACTTTTCCGGGCTCCTGGACAAACCAACCTTGTTCGAGAGTTACGGGATGCATTTGACCGTGGAGAGAAGCCAGTGTTTGACAG TACCACGGATGTCCACACTGTGGCGTCGCTGCTAAAACTGTATATTAGGGAGCTGCCTGAGCCAGTAATCCCTTTTTCCAAATACACACAGTTTCTCTCGTGTGCTCCACTGCTCACCAAGGACAAAGAAACG GGGGTCGTGGAGCTCTGCAAGCAAGTGAACTGTCTTCCTCAGGTCAACTATAATCTCCTTGAATACATCTGCAA GTTTCTATATGAGGTCCAGTCCCACGCTAATGAGAACAAAATGAGCGTACAGAACTTGGCCACTGTCTTTGGACCTAACATTCTCCGGCCCAGAGTGGAGGACCCCGTAACTATGATGGAGG GAAGTTCTCAGGTGCAGCATCTGATGACCATTCTGATCAGTGAACATCTGCGACTTTACCAGCGTCAGGAACTGGAAGCTGAGACCAAAATTGATCCACAGCAGGTACATGCTACGACCGCAAAGGGTAAAGCAGAGTGGGTGGCACAAGAGAACAATGACACCCAGTCCTCCTCAGGAATAAGCTCCAAAACCTCCAGAGAGGGATCCAGACCGTCCACGCCGTGTCTAGATCGAAGCCTGCTGGCTTCAAGCCCGACTCCCTCTGAGAATGAAGGAATGTGCAGTGCTCAAATGGAGGAGAAGTCTGAGGAGCTAAGTGAAGGCAAGAGGGAGCGAAAGGGTGAAGGTGAAGTTAGCCCCAGTAAACAGCCCAAAGCCCCTCCCGCATGGAGGAGCTCTATTAAGGGCAGTGCCGCATCTGGGGGGTCAAGGGGAAAAATGGGTGGATCAGCAGGAGACGTGTCAGCAGCTGGGGGGAGCAACTGGCTGATGAATGGCCTGTCATCGCTCCGAGCTCACCGCCGCACCACCTCATCTGGAGAGAGACTCAAAGACTCTAATCTCTCTCTGAAGGACTCGACTCTCTCCCTTAAAGAGACCACACTTAAGGACTCACAGAGAGACACCAGCGAGGTCTCGTCTTTGACACCACTCGCTCACCGAGGCCTCCAACAATCCCACCGACTTTCCGCCTACGACAACGTCGCTCCGTCGAGTCTGAGCTTGCCAGCTGACTCCTCCACCATTTGGACCGCGTTTGAGATCCCCTTGTCAGAGCCAGAGGGAAGAGATGGCGAAAGAAAGCAAGAGCACGGTCAAGAAACAGAAGAGGGGGATTCTACGACTGCCACAGATGACTGTGGCGCTGAGGAGGATGATACCGGACCAAATGATGATCTTCATGTGGTGGCAGAGCTCaagcaggagctgaagaagcagaggaagacatttgaaagcTGCATTCGGAA GTTGGAAGAATCCTGCACTAAGTACCAGTCCCAGGTGACGCGACTGGAGGAGCAGTTGGACCAAGAGAAGAAAAAATTCCACATGCTGGAGATCCGACTCAGGAACTCGGAGCGGGCCCATCAGGACGCCGAGAACCGCAACATTCTTCTGcagaaggagatggaggagtTCTTCCACACCCTGGGAGATCTGACGACACGGACCGACTAA